In Cydia splendana chromosome 26, ilCydSple1.2, whole genome shotgun sequence, the following are encoded in one genomic region:
- the LOC134803170 gene encoding histone H2A, producing MSGRGKGGKVKGKAKSRSNRAGLQFPVGRIHRLLRKGNYAERVGAGAPVYLAAVMEYLAAEVLELAGNAARDNKKTRIIPRHLQLAIRNDEELNKLLSGVTIAQGGVLPNIQAVLLPKKTEKKA from the coding sequence ATGTCTGGACGCGGTAAAGGTGGCAAGGTTAAGGGAAAGGCAAAGTCCCGCTCTAACCGTGCCGGACTCCAGTTCCCCGTCGGCCGTATCCACAGGCTTCTACGCAAGGGCAACTACGCCGAGCGCGTCGGTGCCGGTGCCCCGGTGTACCTGGCCGCCGTCATGGAGTACCTGGCCGCTGAAGTTCTCGAGTTGGCAGGCAACGCCGCTCGCGACAACAAGAAGACCAGAATCATCCCTAGGCATCTCCAGCTGGCGATCCGCAACGACGAAGAGTTGAACAAGCTCCTCTCCGGTGTGACCATCGCCCAGGGTGGTGTGCTGCCTAACATTCAGGCCGTGCTCCTGCCCAAGAAGACCGAGAAGAAGGCTTAA
- the LOC134803176 gene encoding histone H1C-like: MADTAVAADAPAPATPAKKPKASASAGAKKPKAKPTHPKTSEMVNSAIKELKERSGSSLQAIKKYIAAQYKVDAEKLAPFIRKYLKSAVESGALIQTKGKGASGSFKLESKTSSAGKKPAAAKKSSAKSSAAAKKPAAAKPAKAKKAAASPAKPKAATKDKKAAAAKKKPAAKKPSTPAKGKSAAAPKAKKTAKPPTKKPKAPKPKKAAAAPKAKPAAKKAASKK; the protein is encoded by the coding sequence atggccgatACCGCAGTTGCAGCCGACGCTCCCGCCCCGGCGACGCCCGCGAAGAAGCCTAAGGCGTCCGCCTCCGCAGGCGCTAAGAAGCCTAAGGCGAAGCCCACCCACCCTAAGACGTCCGAGATGGTTAACAGCGCCATCAAGGAGCTGAAGGAGAGGAGCGGTTCGTCCCTGCAGGCTATCAAGAAATACATCGCCGCCCAGTACAAGGTCGACGCCGAGAAACTGGCACCTTTCATCAGAAAATATTTGAAGAGCGCAGTCGAATCCGGCGCACTCATACAGACCAAAGGCAAGGGCGCGTCCGGTTCGTTCAAACTGGAGTCGAAGACATCATCCGCCGGCAAGAAGCCCGCCGCGGCCAAGAAATCTAGCGCTAAATCATCAGCCGCCGCTAAGAAGCCCGCCGCAGCAAAGCCCGCTAAGGCTAAGAAGGCCGCCGCATCCCCGGCCAAGCCTAAGGCCGCCACGAAGGACAAGAAGGCCGCCGCCGCCAAAAAGAAGCCCGCAGCGAAGAAACCTTCCACCCCCGCCAAGGGCAAGAGCGCCGCCGCGCCTAAGGCCAAGAAGACCGCGAAGCCGCCGACCAAGAAGCCTAAAGCTCCCAAGCCGAAGAAGGCTGCGGCCGCTCCCAAAGCGAAGCCCGCCGCTAAGAAGGCTGCCTCGAAGAAGTAA